One window of Quercus robur chromosome 12, dhQueRobu3.1, whole genome shotgun sequence genomic DNA carries:
- the LOC126708933 gene encoding protein OXIDATIVE STRESS 3 LIKE 4-like gives MMEVLLGGPTFSIEVSPPPTTTKYGVVVSSAAIGDVDSAIRNEVGSGFEIREPVKAPEEEEEDEESCESSSSIGAPDDSEEDDDDENDDVSSKEVQSNFKRGLGSLSSLEDTLPIKRGLSNHFTGKSKSFANLSEVEVVGTVKDLEKQENPFNKRRRVLIASKWNTKRSSFYSSFNPKSMPLLALNEDEDEDDEHHQERQEYPSSSSSSSPSSSSSSSEKKAQEDRKHQERIPSKLHDRRLLSFKSRSCFSLSDLQEHDEQDDD, from the exons ATGATGGAGGTTCTACTAGGTGGTCCAACGTTTAGCATCGAGGTGTCTCCGCCGCCGACAACGACAAAGTACGGTGTTGTCGTTTCGTCGGCTGCGATCGGTGATGTGGATTCCGCGATCCGAAACGAAGTCGGGTCGGGGTTTGAGATCCGTGAACCAGTGAAGGCTCcggaggaggaagaagaagatgaggaatcGTGTGAGAGTTCGTCTTCGATCGGAGCCCCGGACGATAgcgaagaagatgatgatgatgaaaacGATGACGTTTCGTCCAAGGAAGTCCAGAGCAATTTCAAGCGTGGACTTGGTTCTTTGTCTTCTTTGGAAGACACTCTTCCCATCAa GAGGGGATTATCGAATCACTTTACTGGGAAATCAAAGTCATTTGCTAATCTCTCAGAAGTGGAAGTGGTTGGTACAGTGAAGGATTTGGAGAAACAAGAGAACCCATTTAACAAgaggaggagggttttgattgCTTCCAAGTGGAACACAAAGAGATCTTCCTTTTACAGCTCCTTTAACCCTAAATCCATGCCTCTATTGGCTCTAAacgaagatgaagatgaagatgatgaacaTCATCAAGAGCGACAAGAATAcccatcatcttcatcttcttcctcaccttcttcttcatcatcatcatcggagAAAAAAGCACAAGAAGATCGAAAACATCAAGAGAGAATACCAAGTAAATTGCATGATAGGAGGCTCTTGAGTTTCAAGTCAAGGAGTTGTTTTTCTCTCTCAGATCTGCAAGAACATGATGAACAGGATGATGATTAG
- the LOC126709844 gene encoding uncharacterized protein LOC126709844 — translation MASLASPFRFSLSIKSKSNSSFPFSSSGIGFRAPSRIGFNSMSQPAGTDDESVKVEKDNSDVLVQYVVLRRDLIDTWPLGSVVTQGCHASVSAIWSHKDDPHTLQYCSPQNIDSMHKVTLEVKGEPQILNLSEKLTAGGITHKLWVEQPENIPTCLATKPYPKSIVSSFFKKLKLCK, via the exons ATGGCATCTCTGGCCTCGCCATTTCGTTTCAGTCTCTCCATCAAGTCCAAATCCAATTCAAGCTTTCCTTTCTCAAGCTCTGGGATTGGATTTAGGGCTCCGAGTCGAATCGGCTTTAACTCAATGAGTCAACCCGCCGGGACCGACGACGAAAGCGTGAAGGTGGAGAAGGACAACTCAGACGTGCTGGTTCAGTACGTGGTGCTCCGTCGAGACCTGATCGACACGTGGCCGCTCGGGAGCGTGGTGACACAGGGATGCCATGCCTCCGTGTCTGCCATTTGGTCCCACAAAGACGATCCTCACACACTACAGTATTGTAGTCCCCAAAATATCGATTCTATGCATAAG GTTACTCTTGAGGTGAAGGGTGAGCCTCAAATCTTGAATTTGTCAGAAAAACTCACAGCTGGTGGCATCACTCATAAACTGTGGGTAGAACAGCCTGAAAACATTCCAACTTGCCTTGCTACGAAGCCGTACCCCAAATCTATAGTATCATCATTTTTCAAGAAGTTGAAACTATGTAAGTGA